GTCCTGCTCAGATGTAGGCTCGTTGGCAGCACTTTCAATGTTCTCCCAAAATTTCTCTCCTCTCCATCCACCAGGAGTCAATAAGTCAGATTCGTGATTCTCTCTTTTCAATCTCATCCATTGTGATGGTAACCCAGTCATGAAAGTTGACAATGCCTTCAGTTGTGAACTTATGGTGAATTCATATCCTCAAAGCCATCTTTGACGCTGCTACACCCACATCAAGCTGGGTTTAGGGGTTTGTCTGCTGAATGGCCTTCTCCGCACGGATAATCTTTACACAAACACAAAGGTGAAAATGAGACATCAACAAAATATATCAAACTGGCAATTTAATCTAAGTACCTCATGAGCATAGGTTTATGCAACCAGAAATTTTGTTCTAGCTTTACATATTTTAGTGAGCTATATCACACACAATAACTGAATTTAAGGTTATGATTGCTATACGATCGCAGGGACTAAGAATTTGCATACAAATTTGCCGGGCACGGAGTTCTTGTAGATTATGAGCGCATCCCCTGCCTGGAGACCATGTGTCTTCACAAATTCACCTGACAGAGAGAATTGAAATGGTTCAATCTATCAATTTCTGGATAGCCAGTAGCCCGCTAAGCATTTGAAACTGTATCCAAATTCCACACTGAAGCTGTGAAGCATACCTGCAGCTTCCAGAATATACATTCTGCTTTTGTTGTTTGGCCAGAATCTGGAATGGCATAGAGTAAGTACCAGGACGCATTTTAATTTAGCAACATGAAGGTGCATCAATTTTTGCATACTGTGCCTATTATGATGCAATGAACCTAGAATTCTGTGCCAACTGCTTTTCCTGACCTCCAAATTTAAGAACATGAACCGATTTATACAATGCCTTCAACTTCCCAGCTTTTGTCAGGAAAGAAGTTATGATCTCTGGGTAAGATGCGGCATCTCAAAGATATCATACCTATACTTAAATTTCCATGTAACAGGAAGCACCATGTCATCCATCTGCAGTATCAGAGGATCACCTTGCACCAACGGTGGAAGACTAGCCTCAGCATCCTTCTGCAAAAGATTAAGACAGTAACATCATGCGGCATAGTTGACAGTGCCATAATTCTCCCAGAATACAAAGGACAGATAATTTAAAGCGACGGAATATACCTTGGGAAGCACAATTCGCCCAACATTTGCAACATCGCTCTTTGTCAACTCTTTGCGCAAAACAACTTGGTACTCTCCAGAGTTGAACTTCTGAAAGGCATATGTGTCCCATACGCACAGTGGCACAAGAAGGAAAATAACTCGTTAATTGCGGGACAAGTATTCTTTTCTGGTAACATACATACCACATGCAGATTCGGCACAAGAGAAGAATACGTATCACGTCACTCACCGTGGTGCAGCTTTCATGACTAGGCTTTGACTCAGGAAGAGTGGCAGCTGTGTCACGATGGACTTCATCACTGTTCATAGTGTCCATTTCGTCACTGTTTCTAACTACTGTAGGCAAATCCTGCGTGTCAAGCAGCAGTAAAAAATAAGGCAGGGTCATGAAAATAATGAAGTTTGTCATAACCACGAAGGTTGATATCGTTACCTCTGAATTCTCAGCTTCTTTGGCAGGTAAAGATCCTTCCATGGGAGACATGTGGGCGCATATGTTTGGTCCAAGGGACATAGTAGTGAAAGAGTCAAACCCAAGGCTGGATGCAGAACCTGCTGTTTCCATGGAATATGTAGAACCTAGTTGAGGTGGCATCGTGAAAGTGTCAGATTGGTTCTGCATTAGGGGGTAAGAATCCGGATATGCTAACCATTGGAACACACCATTAGTTTGGCCCATACTTAGAGGAATGCAGAATTCATAGTTATGGTTAATGGCGGTGGATTCTAATACATGTATCCATCGCAGAACCACCAAAAAAAATAATATACGGTATAGAAGTAAAGTTCCAACCTACATGGTTGTGATAGTCAGAAGGATATTGACATAAACAGAAGAAAGGAAAACAAAATTAGTCACTGCAGCGAGCTATGCCTAATTATCTATGTCTGTGAGGTTGAAAGGAACGAAAGCATATGGTTGGTctagctttttttttttgttcccGAAAATGAAAGGATTGCATACCTGAATCCTTGTCCGGCGGGATGTGAGTATGGCGCAGTGGGTGCAGGTTCTCCTCATGCGGTGCGGGATAAGAAGAGTAGGGCATCGCATTCTTGTTAAGCATGTAATGGGACCATAGCGTGTAAGACTGGGAGAGGTTGTACGGGAAGGGTGGTGCGTTGGTGGTAGCAGGGGCGGGCTGCGCGGAAACGGACGCGAAGGCACTGCTGGAAGCGCTCCAATCGGCAAAACCTCTTGAATGCTGAGAGTGGGGAGCAGCATTGTGGGTGGAGGCGGCTGTATCAGCTGCTGGCCCTGGCCCTGCAAATATGTATGTACATAGGTAGGGGTGAGAAAGTAGCAAGAAGAAATAGAACCATTGCTGAAGGCACACATTACATGGTAGATTGAGCAAGCGATGGAATTAATTCGGTGGAGTAGGCTTGAAATTTGAGAGGGAAGGTTGCTTGCTGCTACTGCTAGTAGGGGTGGGTTCGCATCGCAGGTTCATTTCTACTACAAGCCAATAGTACAATACAATACAATACTAATCGGTTGTCCTCCCCCGaataaaaaaaattaatttTATATATAGATGAGTAGAGTGGTTTTGGTGGTGTAGAATGCAAGAGAGATGGATTAAGCAGCAGTGTGTACGTAGCCCGCGGAATTGGTGCCCTAATCCTTCCATCCCCATCCGGCATCCGGCGGGGAAGGAGAatgcggaggcggcggagaaGAGATGGAGAGAAGGAGAGACTGACCGGCGGCGGGTGCTCCTGCTCCCTGCCCTCCTTGCGGTGCGTGGTGGAGCGGGACGTggaaggggaggggaaaggCGTGCAAGCCCTGGTTGGGGTTCTGCACCGCGGCGAGGAGCGCCTGGTAGTGGTACGGGTGGTGGGGGTGGGCGCCCCCGTCGCCGTCGGGACCCCCCATCTGCCCCATTCCTGCGATGCGTCGAAGGGGgaaggagccgccgccgccgccgcgggcgagGGTGGGAAGGGAAATGGATGGGTGGATGGATGGGTGGGTGGATGGATGTGGTCGCCCGCTTGAGGCCAGCTGCAGTCACGAGATGAgctgctgcctgcctgcctctgCCCGCTCCGACCCCCTCTCCTCGTCTCTCCTCGCCACGGTGGGAGGGCAGGGGAGGGGATTTTGTTTCGGAAGGAAGGGCTCTCTGCCTCggcctgctctctctctctctctctctctctctctctctctaccgcgccgcgccgcgccgcaccCACCTGCTGTGCCTGTGCTGCAGTGCAGAGGGCAGCAGGACCCGGGGGGCACGGCACGGCAGTGCCTTTCCCTGTCTTTCTCTACAGAGTACGAGACTACACCAGGCCACAACTACAATACGATACGGCTCTACAGCTGCAAGGGAACACACAAGTTAAGCAAGCACTTTGTTCACCATCAGAGAGCCAGTCCATCCTCAGCATTTATTTACCTCTCACTTGATTGATTGGGACTGGGACCCAAATCCTCTTACTGTCCTAGTACTAAATAAACAGAATTCAGATTTGCTCTCCTGTCATTATTATGAGTAACAACATATAAGTAGTACTCCAACTAGGAACACAAAAACTGTTGAAATGCTTCCATTGTTTTTTACACACTGGTAATATGCAAGGGAAACGGGAAGGCCCGTTTTTCCCAAATCCCAACGTCATCTTCGTAGTACAACACTATCTGCTACAAACACATTTCCTACCCTATCTACCTGCTATTCACTACTCTACCGGTGCTCCTGCCTGCGTGATTTTAGCAGCAGCATCAAGTGCTGCTTCATAGCAGATGGTGTTGACGGGATGAGCATGAGCTCCTTTCAGGGAGCAACACCAGTGGATGTTAGACTTCTCAGAATGCTTGTGCTTAAAATGTTTGGTTTGCTGCATGCTAATGCGATGTAACTACATGGAAGAGTGGTGCcgaatattttgaatttatcAGTATCCATAACCAAAGCAGCATGCACCATCACCTGCAATCTACCACAACCACTGCTCAGGGAGGGATACAATCTCAGCCAAGCCGTGAATGGGATGGGATGGGATGGGAACTAGATAGAGCACATcataattcattcatgtgccAACATTAGCCAGCACTGACTGCAAGCTACCCAAACGAAAATGCCATCCTCATCACTAGTGAATAGCGGTGGTGGCATGCTACGACTACAATCCAGCTCCCGTCCCTCTCGAATCAAACAAGCCACGATCTAGCACATCTGCCTGCCATTTACAGAAAAGAGCAGGTCGCTCTTCCATCTACATGTCATCATCCAGCTCGTTCTTCTCAGCCTCATCTCCCTGCCCACCCGCCTCGCCATCCTCATCATCATCGACCTTGCGGCGGCGCCTCTTCACCGGCTGATCCACCTCCTGGCCCCCCTCCGTGTCATCTGCCTTGGCTTTCTCGGCAGCAGCAGCGACATTGTTCTCCTGCATCACAAATCGACCAGATCTGTCAGTGGTCTGCGTTGCCTCCTCATTTATGCTGCTGTACATGTACCAGCAAAGCAAGCAGGAACATGGGAATGAATGCCAGCAGGGACTTACACCACTGCCCTCGCCATTCTCAGCAAGAGCCTTGAGCTCGGCAGCCTTGTCAATGTAGGGCTTCTTCTCCTGATGGCACATAAATAAGCAAGAAAGGATCATGAGCAAGAGTTGAAGTAAAGAAAAGCAAGGAGTCGAAAAGTAAAGAAATAGGGTGGTACGGACTTGGTCGGTCATGGACTTCCACTTCTCCCCTCCTTCCTTGGCAACCTGCAATGGATTGATTCATCCATCCAATCAGTGTGAGAATTCATAACAAGGTTAGCAACCAACAATAACGAGCACATGACAAAGAGGCACGTACGGTGGCGACATTCTTGTTGTCAGGATTGGCGGCCTTGAACTCCTTCCTGAAGTCGTCCCTGGAATGGAACATGGGAGTCACTCATGAGGGGATTGCGAATGATTGGTGTGAGTTGAGAGCGCATTGTCCGTAAGATGAGTGACAGACATACatgaagaggaagaaggcggTGGGCGTGCGCTTGCGCTTGGGGTCcttgctggcggcggcggcggtcttgGAGGGCTTCTTGCGCTCAGGCTTGGTGACCTCGACGGTCTTCTCGACCACCTGCGCCTCTGAGGAAGAAAAATCGAAAATCTTAGCGGCAGCCTGGGTGGGTAGGCAGGTAGGAATCGGCTGAAGAAAGCAAGGAAGTGAAGAGAGTCGCTGACCAAGCGTcatcctgatcttggcgtcgaGGCTGCAGCTGTGCATGTCGATGAGGACGATGGGGACGTCCTTGTTGCAGGCCTCGCTGGCATTTGGTTGGGGGCGTCAGTTTCAGCTCCAAATAAACGAAGaggggcagcagcagcaagggAAGGGACGATGGGGATTGGAGAGCAGCCTTACCATCTGGTGAATGCGCTGCCGTCCCTGGAGCGCTTGAGGACGGTGGCCTCGACGCGCTTCCTGGTGCGCGCGGCGTTGCCGGTGGACTTGCCCCCCGCCATGGATGGGatctgccgctgctgctgcttggtTGGAGGTTGGAGATTGGAGAtcgagagagaggagaggtcTGGCCGTGAAGGAAGGGGGGATGCGATTCGATCGGATCCGGAGGGAGATTAAtagaggaggcggaggcgggaACCGGCGGGCAAATGCcaaagtggcggcggcggcggcaaaggAAACCAAAGGAAATGGAAGCAGCAGCGGGCGCGCGGGAGGGGAGGCGCCGCTTCGTCTGATCTGGGCCCTCCGAGTGCGAGCGGACGGCCCAGATGAGAGGAGAGACAAAGCTCGCTTCCTTGGTTGGCGCCAAACCAAATCCCCGCTTcccttcccgccgccgccgcccgccgctctgcTTTTCAATTCGGAGGCGAGGCTCCGCGCCTCCGCTCCCGCAGGGCAGGCTATTTAATTTAatttaatttaatttgtttctCGACGGGGCCTGCCAATGATAGATATATCGACGATGGGAGCAGATTATTATTATACATGGAAAAAAAGATGAAAGAATGATACACATCGTTTCTATTTTAGCCTTTCAATTTAATCAAACTTTTCGATAGCTTAAAGAGACAAGAAAAATATTAGAAATCGATAGACCTGTGAGTCCGGTCTGACACCCCGAGCACGATCGCCTCTTCATGCAGGCACGTCAGGTACCACTGAAACTAGAATTTCGAGCACCCATGCTTCTTCGGTACACTGCGTCCTGCGTGCTGGTTCCGGTCTTGAGCGAGCGAAACTCCAAACTCGAACTGGTTTTGTTGATTTAGTTTCTTGGTCGATCTATGTGACCTGCCTTTGGACGAATCCACAACTGCGGCTACTCATGCCCCTGCCATTGCTCACCAAACCATATATGCGCACACAACACGGCATGCCCGGATTGGATTGGTGAGCGATCGAGTAGTTGCAGCACGCTCGATCCATGCCTCTTCTCTTCTTTCTATTTAATATATATACGACTAGCTAGGTACAGTTGCTCTGTTGTGCTAGCTATAGAGAGAGAGCCCGATGGCTTGCTCCCGCTGCCGGCTCGCCGAGGCCGCCACGCTGCTCGTCATCCTCCTGGCCGCCGGCGGGGCAGCATCGGCGGCCGAGCTGGCGGAGGAGAGTAACAAGGCCATCGCGGCGGCGTTGCCCGCCCGGAAGCAGGAGGACGTCGCCGTCGCCACCACCAACACCAGCACCGGTGGCGGCTCTGGACCCTCCTCATCGCCGTCGTCACCCTCTCCGGGAGCGGGAGGAGGAGAGAAGAAGGAGAGCAAGGGGGACAACAATGGCAGCAACGGgaacaaggagaaggaaaaggtCAAGAAGTGCGTGACAAGCAAGGACTGCCACCTGAAGCGCCTGGTGTGCGCCAAGAAGTGCACCATGGCCGCGCACAAGAAATGCGCCGCCAAGTGCTCCCGCTCCTGCACCGGCGGCCTCCCCATCTGCACCTAGCTACCTACCTGCCTGCTTCTTTCTTGCCTCATCATCAGACTATATATATGGAGTATATTAGATACCTTAACCAAGAATAAGCTGGACGGAGTAGCTGATTAGGTAGCTCAGCTGTTCCTTAATTTCCTTCAATTAATTTTGTCACTGCTGGATTGATATAATTAATTGCTTTTGTTGTAAACCATGCGAGCAACAAGTTTATATCGATGACTGCTGGTGCCTGAATTTCTGAAAGCATCCACACCAAGACACATGTCACAGGGAATGGCACCATCCATGACTATGATCCCACCTTAACTAACTACTTTCACCTCCGATCCACTCCAGGGAtccatatatataaataaagacatgcatgcatgcatggtcgTCTAAGGAAGTTACAGATGCAGCATCCAGAGTGTTATTCAACTCTTCTTCAGAAGAGACAATTAATGAATGCTTCATCTTCATGGCCCCTCTGTTAGTCTTTGCAGCTCACTCTCCTCGTCCAGTGTCTCCATCAGCAGTGGGGGCGCATACTGCGCGTTCCCCTGGTGCTCTTCAGTGTCCTGGCAGAATGACAGGATTATGGTGTCGATCGACATCTCCACCACTGCAAAGAAAAGCTTCGCGACTATATAACCCAGCGCCCACGACACCTGCTCAACAAACATATTAGCTTCTTCACCCAGATTGCTACGCAACCACATCCTGCAAACTAAAGCTTGGTGATGACCACTTACCAACACAGGAACCAGCGGCGATGATATCTTGTTGTGGCCAGATCTGTACTTGTGCTTATCCAACATGATGAAAGCAAACAGCGCACACAGCAGGCTTACACACAGCTTGCCCAACATGAGAATCACATCCCCAATCACATTCACTTTCCCAATGCGCAACACATTCTTCATGATCAACCCAGTTGCTAGCGCAGAAGCCTTGAAGAATCCTTTCCCTGTTATGGCAATCTGTAACAGTAGTATTACGCAATTTAGCATCAGGGTCGTCAATCCCAACTAGAATAGCAAGCATTTCTCATCATACTAATACACATGCGTGTTAAACAGTGTTAAGTAGTTTAGAAATGAATTGTTGATGTTTACCGTGATGTATGCATTTCGATTCACTGATTTCAGGGTCCAGTCAATGCACCCTAAGCAGCACTGAGATGAGGATGACACTGTCTTCCCAAACCAGCTGTCATGGGCAGAATCGACAAACTTCAGCCTGCGGCGAAGTGTCTCGAGTATAAATCGAACCCACTCAATGATGGACACAATCAGCGAACCAAGAGCCACAGAGCCAAGACTATAGCGCACCAAGCGCTTCAGGGAAGATACCACGGTATGAAAAGGGATATCATGCTGCATCACAATGTCACACCAAACATCAGTCACAGGAAAATTATACCTCCCTGGTCAAGACGATGAAAATCCCCAGAAAATTGGCATCTTAATTTATTGTGGCAATTTGTAACCAGGATGATGTTTCTGAAATGCTTACCGATATCTCACCACGTGCCCAGTAGTACGAAGCAACTGATCCAGCAATTACAGTCGAAGAACATCCGATGAAAAATTGTGTCGCCCAGTAACAGCAAAGAAAATGAAAAAGAATGGCAATGCCAATATGTGGGGTGTAGTGAATACTGTACCCACAACAGCTGTCACAATTTACTCTGCCAAGCTTGAGATCATACGAGCAGCAATCCGTATTGCAATCATTTTTTATTACTTGCCCGGCACTGAAAAGATGTAACATCGCTGAAAACCAGAATATGTAGAAGATAGTGAGGATCAAGAATGGCACAACTGGAAAAATAATAAGTGCCTGGACTTCACCAATGACCTTTGCAGCAACCTACATAAAGTTTACCCAGATGAGATCCTCTGAAAATACAACGAAAAAGCAACAGAAAAAACCTTACAAAAGGTGTCACATTAACAGTGGACAAGTCATGCTATCAGCTAAGCATATGTTAGCCATAGCCCCAGTTAAATCTTATTTAATGAAATGGTCCACATGTCAAGCCAATGGATTTAGCACAGTACATACCTTCAGGACAGATGTAGCTATCAGTATGCGCCGAGCAATAGCTATTGAAGTCAGGAAAGCCAGAATCATTATTACTGTCATCAAGACAGAAGCAGCATGAAGGTGATTTATCTCCTGATGAAAGATGAATCATGAGAAAACGAGCAGCTTGGCAGGATATTGCACAAAATGGCATCAACATGTGGCAGAAAACATACCCGTCCACCTATGTTGACATAAGGATCACTTTCACCAATTACAACAGTTAAAGGATCATGGCCAATCCAACCAGCTGTACATAAAATAGTTAGAAGATGTGAATGACGTCATGTATAAGATTATGTGCTTTAACAATAATGATCGTATTATGCTACTAAGTGTCTATAATAGTCTACAATTAGAAGCATACTACCTTTTATATAGAAGAACATTGTAACAGATATTACAAGGGCATTGAAGACTACCACAGTTATCCAAGGCATCCCAGCAACAAAATAGCGAATCATCATTAACCAGATCACAGATAGGAACAAAGGGAGTAATCCTCCACAGACGATTAACACAGGCCAGGACTTTTGAATATCTGCAACATATCTCTGCAAAAAGCGGAAAATATTGTTCTTTTCAGAAAGGAAATATAATTTTTGTCTGTATATCATTACAGGTGTCTGCTACCATCTTCTTGTCTGGATAATTCACAGTTTAATTGGCATCTAAGCATTGTGCAACTTTTTTGGAGGGTGGGGGCATTCATCTCACGAAATAAAATTTGTTGCGCACACATGCAATGATCAGCATGCATCCATTGATAAATTCTCATTACAATAGAAAAATGACAGAGTGCAAGTAGTTCCAAGAGCATTAGAAACCTTGAGAACGGCGGATTTGCTGTTGATTGCGTTGTGAATTGTTTTGTCTACTAGCATGTTTTGGTCGATGCTGACACCACCCATCTGCTGCCAATGCTTCAAAGAGACATTGGATGCCCGCGTAATAAACTGGCAGCTCCAGTACACTGGTGACAGAAAGAGATCAAGTTAGTGACCAAACTTTCGTTTCTTAAAAGTTGGTAGAATGCTGCTGTACTAAAAATCGAAGACTTGATAGTTGATACTCATGTGAGACATACCATTTACACTTGGAAAGATGACAGGGTAACAAGGACCCTGCAGCTGAAGAGAACTATTCCTCATATCTGGTGTGAGGTACTCGAAGTAATCATAGTCCCTGTTAATCCAATCATCGACAGAGAGGCGTATGTCACCTTCTGGATAATCGCAAACAAAATTCAAACCATCTTCTGCTGGAAGTGGGcattccataaggcagatggCTTTAGCGTCCGGTAGACTGATGTGACTGCTTTTGAGCCCACTTTGGTAGACCTGGTTGGGGTTCATCCAGTAGCGAACATCCAACTCACGCAAATCTGGATCGGCATGCCTGCTGCCACATATGTTCCCTTTGTAGTCCAGTCCGAATGTCAGCCTGTGCAGTCAAAGAAGATGAAAAAAATCATATGGCTGATAAGAATTCGGTCGCCTTTGTAGTGAGGGAATAAGGATACAAATTTACTTAGGAGACATGACACAGTATCTGGGCGTTTTCAATCTTTACTAGTACTAGCGTCATTGCGTGAACGGGGACAAAGGTTTCAAGCACAGCAGCAACAGATTCCAGTATTCCAGTATTTTGGTGGGGATAGAAATGGTGATCGCAGGGAATAAAACTGATAAGGTGGAGCATTGAAATGGAGTGTAAAGGACGAAAGCTTGATCCCTATTTATTTCACTGTTAGTGGCTGGTTGGCGGATGCCAATTTGCTTAGCCGAAGAAAAGCAATGGAAAGTTTGCAGCAACAGGAGATCCATGATAATGAACTGTCACCACGAAAAATGCTGCCTTTCCTCTTTCTTATTTCCGGTTCCCTTCTAGGTGGGGAGTCGAGCACAGCAAGAACACCCAACCAACTGTTGGCAGCTCGTTTTAGGTGTACAACAAGCATCAGCTGCAAACAGTGTAGATACGTATTTTGTTTACTGAAAATATGCAGTTAAACAGAAAGTAGCTGCACAATTAATTAGTGACAGCAGCAGttgcagatttttttttttttgccgtCGATTGAAGTGGTAGCAGTAACGTCGAACAGCTGCGGCAATTTCAGCAGGGAtatgggaaaagaaaagaaaagaaaatgagaACTGTGGAGGAGACTGTCTCTGTTGAGCTTGGTTCTAGCCAGTAGCTAGATACTCTCTGCAGGAGTCAATGAACGTTGAACGGAACGGGATGGATAGATCTACATCATTCTACGAGGAGAAGCGAAAGAGGAACGACCTGACTGGGTTGCCCTGGTTGAATCCGAAGCTGGAGTTGACAATCATGGCGACCCAGAAGGCGGCGAAGAGGAGAAGGAAGGGCCAGTCCCGGCACTTGCGGTCGTGGCGAATGACGCCCCCGCCGGGGTCTTGGTCGTCAGCGGCGGCGAAGGAGGGGTAGCGGCCGATGATGGCGCCGAGGGGTCCTCCCCCCAGTGCCATTCTgattatctctctctctctctctctctctctctctctctctctctcttgttgGGGTTTTGGGGTGGGTGTCGGTGGTGGCCTCCTTGCACTTGGGTGGCCTCGGGGGagaagggaagagaagggaaTGAGAGGAGGGGAAAGCGATGGGGGGGCGGCGTGACGTCACTCTTCAGCTTCACTCACTGTGGTTGCTTTCATGCTCAGCTCTGCTCGTCGGCTCCTCGCCTTGCAAGTTTGCAGCGctgcttcttttcttcttctccttatcttaaaaagagaagaaaaacaggAGTGGAAGGCTAATGATAATGCTAATAATTAATTAGTGTCCTCGCGTCGCTCGGCCGCTGTAGGCCGCTCAGGAAGCAAAGCAAAAGAGTACTAGGAGGAGGATTACAAGAGGCCTAACTCCtggcttttc
The Panicum hallii strain FIL2 chromosome 6, PHallii_v3.1, whole genome shotgun sequence genome window above contains:
- the LOC112898499 gene encoding B3 domain-containing protein IDEF1-like isoform X2, coding for MGQMGGPDGDGGAHPHHPYHYQALLAAVQNPNQGLHAFPLPFHVPLHHAPQGGQGAGAPAAGPGPAADTAASTHNAAPHSQHSRGFADWSASSSAFASVSAQPAPATTNAPPFPYNLSQSYTLWSHYMLNKNAMPYSSYPAPHEENLHPLRHTHIPPDKDSGSTYSMETAGSASSLGFDSFTTMSLGPNICAHMSPMEGSLPAKEAENSEDLPTVVRNSDEMDTMNSDEVHRDTAATLPESKPSHESCTTKFNSGEYQVVLRKELTKSDVANVGRIVLPKKDAEASLPPLVQGDPLILQMDDMVLPVTWKFKYRFWPNNKSRMYILEAAGEFVKTHGLQAGDALIIYKNSVPGKFIIRAEKAIQQTNP
- the LOC112898499 gene encoding B3 domain-containing protein IDEF1-like isoform X1, which translates into the protein MGQMGGPDGDGGAHPHHPYHYQALLAAVQNPNQGLHAFPLPFHVPLHHAPQGGQGAGAPAAGPGPGPAADTAASTHNAAPHSQHSRGFADWSASSSAFASVSAQPAPATTNAPPFPYNLSQSYTLWSHYMLNKNAMPYSSYPAPHEENLHPLRHTHIPPDKDSGSTYSMETAGSASSLGFDSFTTMSLGPNICAHMSPMEGSLPAKEAENSEDLPTVVRNSDEMDTMNSDEVHRDTAATLPESKPSHESCTTKFNSGEYQVVLRKELTKSDVANVGRIVLPKKDAEASLPPLVQGDPLILQMDDMVLPVTWKFKYRFWPNNKSRMYILEAAGEFVKTHGLQAGDALIIYKNSVPGKFIIRAEKAIQQTNP
- the LOC112897630 gene encoding high mobility group B protein 7-like — translated: MAGGKSTGNAARTRKRVEATVLKRSRDGSAFTRCEACNKDVPIVLIDMHSCSLDAKIRMTLEAQVVEKTVEVTKPERKKPSKTAAAASKDPKRKRTPTAFFLFMDDFRKEFKAANPDNKNVATVAKEGGEKWKSMTDQEKKPYIDKAAELKALAENGEGSGENNVAAAAEKAKADDTEGGQEVDQPVKRRRRKVDDDEDGEAGGQGDEAEKNELDDDM
- the LOC112896432 gene encoding uncharacterized protein LOC112896432 translates to MACSRCRLAEAATLLVILLAAGGAASAAELAEESNKAIAAALPARKQEDVAVATTNTSTGGGSGPSSSPSSPSPGAGGGEKKESKGDNNGSNGNKEKEKVKKCVTSKDCHLKRLVCAKKCTMAAHKKCAAKCSRSCTGGLPICT
- the LOC112896584 gene encoding choline transporter protein 1-like, whose translation is MALGGGPLGAIIGRYPSFAAADDQDPGGGVIRHDRKCRDWPFLLLFAAFWVAMIVNSSFGFNQGNPVRLTFGLDYKGNICGSRHADPDLRELDVRYWMNPNQVYQSGLKSSHISLPDAKAICLMECPLPAEDGLNFVCDYPEGDIRLSVDDWINRDYDYFEYLTPDMRNSSLQLQGPCYPVIFPSVNVYWSCQFITRASNVSLKHWQQMGGVSIDQNMLVDKTIHNAINSKSAVLKRYVADIQKSWPVLIVCGGLLPLFLSVIWLMMIRYFVAGMPWITVVVFNALVISVTMFFYIKAGWIGHDPLTVVIGESDPYVNIGGREINHLHAASVLMTVIMILAFLTSIAIARRILIATSVLKVAAKVIGEVQALIIFPVVPFLILTIFYIFWFSAMLHLFSAGQVIKNDCNTDCCSYDLKLGRVNCDSCCGYSIHYTPHIGIAILFHFLCCYWATQFFIGCSSTVIAGSVASYYWARGEISHDIPFHTVVSSLKRLVRYSLGSVALGSLIVSIIEWVRFILETLRRRLKFVDSAHDSWFGKTVSSSSQCCLGCIDWTLKSVNRNAYITIAITGKGFFKASALATGLIMKNVLRIGKVNVIGDVILMLGKLCVSLLCALFAFIMLDKHKYRSGHNKISSPLVPVLVSWALGYIVAKLFFAVVEMSIDTIILSFCQDTEEHQGNAQYAPPLLMETLDEESELQRLTEGP